A genomic stretch from Aquila chrysaetos chrysaetos chromosome 1, bAquChr1.4, whole genome shotgun sequence includes:
- the NOTO gene encoding homeobox protein notochord gives MLRSPPRSRPGPPPPPKTPFHIEALLAREPPRRGPAAASAPPPPRWPAAGPGPGPGPGLGPLPGGWGWGWGGAGLALSHCVGTNSLCPAGPWRSGGPCKMKRVRTVFKPEQLERLEQEFLKQQYMVGTERVDLAATLHLTETQVKVWFQNRRIKWRKQSMEQKAAKLSQFGVIQPATADSTDIKDHEEDTVDVEL, from the exons ATGCTGCGCAGCCCGCCGCGGTCCCGTCCCGGtccgccgcccccccccaagacccccTTCCACATCGAAGCTCTCCTCGCCCGGGAGCCGccgcgccgcggccccgccgccgcctccgccccgccgcccccgcgtTGGCCCGCggcgggaccgggaccgggaccgggaccggggctggggccgctaccgggaggctggggctggggctggggcggTGCAG GTCTGGCGTTGTCTCACTGTGTAGGCACCAACTCGCTGTGCCCTGCTGGGCCCTGGAGGTCTGGGGGGCCCTGCAAGATGAAGAGGGTCCGCACGGTCTTCAAACCAGAGCAGCTGGAGCGGCTGGAGCAAGAGTTCCTCAAGCAGCAGTACATGGTGGGCACAGAGCGAGTAGACCTGGCTGCCACTCTGCATCTCACAGAGACTCAG GTGAAAGTCTGGTTCCAGAACCGGAGGATCAAATGGAGGAAGCAGAGCATGGAGCAGAAGGCGGCAAAGCTGTCGCAGTTCGGGGTGATACAGCCTGCCACCGCGGACTCGACGGATATCAAGGACCACGAGGAGGACACCGTGGACGTTGAGCTTTGA